The following are from one region of the Luteimonas sp. MC1572 genome:
- a CDS encoding TraB/GumN family protein codes for MTAQSMADAALAGQPHAIVERDGVRYTLLGTAHVSRASVDAVRAAIASGHYDAVAVELDEQRLQAMTDPDSLGRLDLVKVLREGKTPLFAANLALASYQRRLAEQMGVEPGAELKAAAADARARGLPLQLIDRDVGLTFRRAMQRLGWWGRAKVSGSLMMGLIASDAVGDDDIERLKQGDVLEASFSEFAGEVPELYEAIITERDRYMAARLREPPAGAHEVLAVVGAGHLKGLAAHLADDREPPDEVRAGLETVKPKSRVPWMEISIAVVVLGGFAWGFWRGGFDVGADLMLQWVLVTGSLGALGCAIAGGHPLSILAAFVASPITPLHPALASGTVSALVEAALRKPTYADFMALRDDVGTVRGWWRNRVARVLLNFFLTSMGTAIGVWTGGLRMLGKLFG; via the coding sequence ATGACTGCGCAGTCGATGGCCGATGCCGCCTTGGCGGGCCAACCGCACGCCATCGTGGAGCGCGACGGTGTGCGCTACACGTTGCTCGGCACCGCGCACGTGTCGCGCGCCAGCGTGGACGCGGTGCGCGCGGCCATCGCCAGCGGCCACTACGACGCGGTCGCCGTAGAACTCGACGAACAGCGCCTGCAGGCGATGACCGATCCCGACTCCCTGGGAAGGCTCGACCTGGTGAAGGTGCTGCGCGAAGGCAAGACGCCGCTGTTCGCCGCCAACCTGGCGCTCGCAAGCTACCAGCGCCGCCTGGCCGAGCAGATGGGCGTCGAGCCGGGCGCCGAGCTCAAGGCCGCGGCCGCCGACGCCCGTGCCCGCGGCCTGCCGCTGCAACTGATCGACCGCGACGTCGGCCTGACCTTCAGGCGCGCGATGCAGCGCCTCGGCTGGTGGGGGCGCGCCAAGGTCAGCGGCAGCCTGATGATGGGCCTGATCGCAAGCGACGCGGTCGGTGACGACGACATTGAGCGCCTCAAGCAGGGCGACGTGCTGGAAGCGAGCTTCAGCGAATTCGCCGGCGAGGTGCCGGAGCTTTACGAAGCCATCATCACCGAGCGTGACCGCTACATGGCCGCGCGCCTGCGCGAGCCGCCGGCGGGCGCCCACGAGGTGCTGGCCGTGGTTGGCGCCGGGCACCTGAAGGGCCTGGCGGCGCACCTGGCGGACGATCGTGAACCGCCGGACGAGGTACGCGCAGGCCTGGAGACCGTCAAGCCCAAGTCACGCGTGCCGTGGATGGAGATCAGCATCGCGGTGGTCGTGCTGGGCGGCTTTGCCTGGGGGTTCTGGCGCGGCGGCTTCGACGTCGGTGCCGACCTGATGCTGCAGTGGGTGCTGGTCACCGGAAGCCTGGGCGCGCTGGGCTGTGCGATCGCCGGCGGCCATCCGCTGAGCATCCTGGCCGCCTTCGTCGCGTCGCCGATCACGCCGCTGCACCCGGCGCTGGCATCGGGCACCGTCAGCGCGCTGGTCGAAGCCGCGCTGCGCAAGCCCACCTACGCCGACTTCATGGCCCTGCGCGACGACGTCGGCACGGTGCGTGGCTGGTGGCGCAACCGCGTGGCGCGCGTGCTGCTGAATTTCTTCCTGACCAGCATGGGCACCGCGATCGGCGTCTGGACCGGTGGCCTACGGATGCTCGGCAAGCTGTTCGGCTGA
- a CDS encoding carbon-nitrogen hydrolase — MKKTTLPVALVQERNHGNAEANLAVIEQRVAEAAAQGAKLVLLQELHNGAYFCQHECVDEFDLAEPIPGPSTERLGALARQHGVVLVSSLFEKRAAGLYHNTAVVFDADGSTAGKYRKMHIPDDPGFYEKFYFTPGDLGFEPIDTAVGRLGVLVCWDQWYPEAARLMALAGAELLLYPTAIGFDPSDDAAEKSRQRDAWILSHRGHAVANGLPVLSCNRVGHEPSPLGASGIDFWGNSHVLGPQGEFLAEAGSDPTILTCEVDLGRSEHVRRIWPFLRDRRIDAYGDLLRRYRD, encoded by the coding sequence ATGAAGAAGACCACCCTCCCCGTCGCCCTCGTGCAGGAGCGCAACCACGGCAACGCCGAGGCCAACCTCGCCGTCATCGAGCAGCGCGTGGCCGAGGCCGCCGCGCAGGGCGCGAAACTCGTGCTGCTGCAGGAACTGCACAACGGCGCCTACTTCTGCCAGCACGAGTGCGTCGACGAGTTCGACCTGGCCGAACCCATCCCCGGCCCGAGCACGGAGCGCCTTGGCGCGTTGGCCCGCCAGCACGGCGTGGTGCTGGTCAGCTCGCTGTTCGAGAAGCGCGCCGCCGGCCTGTACCACAACACCGCGGTGGTCTTCGACGCCGACGGCTCGACCGCCGGCAAGTACCGCAAGATGCACATCCCCGATGATCCGGGGTTCTACGAGAAGTTCTACTTCACACCGGGCGACCTCGGATTCGAGCCGATCGACACCGCCGTGGGCCGCCTTGGCGTGCTGGTGTGCTGGGACCAGTGGTATCCGGAAGCCGCCCGCCTGATGGCGCTGGCCGGCGCCGAACTGCTGCTCTATCCGACCGCGATCGGCTTCGACCCGAGCGACGACGCAGCGGAGAAGTCCCGCCAGCGCGATGCGTGGATCCTCAGCCATCGTGGCCATGCCGTGGCCAACGGCCTGCCGGTACTGTCGTGCAACCGCGTCGGCCACGAGCCATCGCCACTGGGCGCATCGGGCATCGACTTCTGGGGCAACAGCCACGTGCTCGGCCCGCAGGGCGAGTTCCTGGCCGAAGCCGGCAGCGATCCGACCATCCTCACCTGCGAAGTCGACCTGGGCCGCAGCGAGCACGTCCGCCGCATCTGGCCGTTCCTGCGTGACCGCCGCATAGATGCGTATGGCGACCTGCTCAGGCGCTACCGCGATTGA